The proteins below come from a single Corylus avellana chromosome ca3, CavTom2PMs-1.0 genomic window:
- the LOC132175744 gene encoding uncharacterized protein LOC132175744, with the protein MSWILGSVDPLIVLNLRPYKTAKTMWEYLLKVYHQDNTARCFQLEYEIANYTQGNLSIPEYFSGFQNLWGEFSDMVYAKVPAASLSAVQAVHEQSKRDQFLMKSRPEFEVTRSNLMNRDPSPSLDVCFGELLREEQRLFTQATFQHNSNPNPVVYAAYGKGKGKDMRKVQCFSCKEYGHIAANCAKKSCNYCKKPGHFIKECPTRPQNRQATAYQAAVNTSSASVMSSASSSAAGSAVLTPEMVQQMIMSAFSALGLQGSGVGEDTREGA; encoded by the exons ATGTCTTGGATCTTAGGGTCTGTTGATCCTCTTATTGTGCTCAATCTGAGGCCCTATAAGACTGCAAAGACTATGTGGGAGTATTTGCTGAAGGTTTATCACCAGGATAATACCGCACGCTGTTTTCAGCTGGAATATGAGATTGCTAATTACACTCAAGGCAATCTCTCCATTCCggagtatttttctggttttcagaatttgtggggagaattttctgatatgGTTTATGCGAAGGTACCTGCTGCATCTCTGTCTGCTGTTCAGGCTGTTCATGAAcagagcaagagagatcaattcCTGATGAAATCACGCCCTGAATTTGAGGTTActcgctcaaatttaatgaatcgGGATCCTTCGccatctttggatgtttgttttggagaattacTCCGTGAGGAGCAGCGTCTTTTCACGCAGGCTACATTCCAGCACAATTCCAACCCAAATCCAGTAGTCTATGCAGCCTATGGGAAAGGGAAGGGTAAGGATATGCGTAAGGTCCAGTGTTTCAGCTGTAAGGAATATGGTCATATTGCGGCCAATTGTGCAAAGAAATCTTGCAATTACTGTAAGAAACCGGGccactttatcaaagaatgtcCCACTCGGCCTCAGAATCGTCAAGCTACTGCCTATCAGGCTGCAGTAAACACCTCTTCTGCTTCAGTGATGTCCTCAGCCTCTTCTTCTGCGGCCGGATCAGCTGTTCTTACTCCTGAAATGGTCCAGCAGATGATTATGTCAGCCTTCTCTGCCTTAGGGCTCCAAG GATCAGGTGTCGGGGAAGATACTCGCGAAGGGGCCTAA